A genomic stretch from Rubripirellula reticaptiva includes:
- a CDS encoding flagellar biosynthesis anti-sigma factor FlgM codes for MQIYGPFRVSTTPQTSGGGRTPAAAAPIGKPTAAPVDQLDLSSTSAATSAGGVNRLGATSAIAGGGEIRTDRVADIRRQIADGSYETPEKMDAALDRLLDQFA; via the coding sequence ATGCAGATTTACGGCCCTTTCAGAGTATCGACGACCCCACAAACTTCCGGTGGTGGGCGAACGCCAGCTGCGGCAGCACCGATCGGCAAGCCGACGGCAGCGCCGGTTGACCAGTTGGACCTGTCCAGCACGTCGGCGGCAACCAGTGCCGGTGGCGTCAACCGACTCGGCGCAACCTCGGCAATCGCCGGTGGTGGCGAAATTCGGACCGACCGAGTTGCTGATATTCGTCGGCAAATCGCCGACGGCAGCTACGAAACGCCCGAGAAGATGGACGCAGCCCTTGATCGACTGCTGGACCAATTCGCTTAG
- a CDS encoding fused MFS/spermidine synthase has product MLFFQILLFGGYLYAHILRTFFRPSFQAYIHLALLASAAMVLPIEPSDAWKPMGDESPTLHLLAMLAAHVGLPYFVLSSTGPLIQAWLSYQDNSDRVYRLYALSNAGSLVALLSYPFIVEPVLSVSNQSVVWSLMFCVFVLVQGVVAIGLFRVNRTAANPPKTDPDARADVIDWRLRAIWVALPALASTMLLVVTNHVCQDVAVIPFLWVLPLSLYLVSFIICFDSPQWYKPKMIAAMTLVSMFGIQAKTLLPGSIQLIVEVSMYMVMLLGVCLLCHGEVARIKPSARYLTQYYALLSAGGAIGGIIVAIACPMLLSTAIELPFALSMVTSLTFLLFFACRGWMRTDYDWSAAYRLRFAAALLMIAPMVSMSMADQDETITSKRNFFGTLQVLRDDSGVRLVHGSTIHGMQRGGEASGEPTTYYGRESGIGRAIVAMQSDRPQLKIGVVGLGCGVLATYGRASDEFDMIEINSAVVEIARENFSFLSDSPATNRVHLGDGRLVLERMTDKKFDVLVLDAFSSDAIPAHLLTREAIALYCDRLASDGILAIHVSNNHLDLVPLSHRLGHDGGLETRVLRSQGDPSVSTQHATWMLMGSADHPLWSHASMAEAVPATAQQLQHAPMWTDKKHNLVSVLRLW; this is encoded by the coding sequence ATGTTGTTCTTCCAGATTCTGTTGTTCGGGGGCTACCTGTACGCGCATATTCTGCGAACGTTTTTCAGGCCGTCCTTCCAAGCCTACATTCATTTGGCGCTGCTGGCCTCGGCCGCGATGGTGCTGCCAATCGAGCCTTCCGATGCCTGGAAACCGATGGGCGACGAGTCTCCGACGCTGCACCTTTTGGCGATGTTGGCCGCTCACGTCGGATTACCGTACTTTGTGCTTTCCAGCACCGGCCCGCTGATCCAGGCATGGCTGAGTTACCAGGACAATTCGGATCGTGTTTACCGTTTGTATGCACTGTCCAATGCTGGTTCGCTGGTCGCCTTGCTGAGCTATCCGTTCATTGTCGAACCTGTTTTGTCGGTGTCGAACCAGTCCGTCGTTTGGTCGTTGATGTTTTGTGTCTTTGTGTTGGTGCAAGGCGTCGTGGCGATCGGGTTGTTCCGAGTCAACCGAACCGCTGCAAATCCACCGAAGACCGATCCTGACGCGCGGGCAGACGTGATCGATTGGCGGTTACGAGCAATCTGGGTAGCCCTGCCAGCACTAGCGTCGACGATGCTGTTGGTTGTGACGAATCACGTTTGCCAAGACGTCGCCGTGATCCCGTTTCTGTGGGTGTTGCCGCTGAGTTTGTACTTAGTCAGTTTCATCATTTGTTTTGACTCGCCCCAGTGGTACAAGCCGAAAATGATCGCGGCAATGACGTTGGTTTCAATGTTTGGAATTCAAGCCAAGACCTTGTTGCCCGGATCGATTCAGTTGATCGTCGAGGTCTCGATGTACATGGTGATGTTGTTAGGCGTTTGCTTGCTGTGTCATGGCGAAGTGGCTCGCATCAAACCGAGTGCTCGCTATTTGACCCAGTACTACGCGTTGCTGTCGGCGGGTGGGGCAATCGGCGGCATCATTGTGGCGATTGCTTGTCCGATGCTGTTGAGCACGGCGATCGAGTTGCCGTTTGCGCTTTCGATGGTAACGTCGCTGACGTTTCTGTTGTTTTTCGCTTGTCGTGGCTGGATGCGAACCGACTACGACTGGTCGGCTGCTTATCGTTTGCGTTTCGCAGCGGCACTGTTGATGATTGCTCCGATGGTCAGCATGTCGATGGCCGATCAAGACGAAACAATCACCTCGAAACGGAACTTTTTTGGCACCCTGCAAGTTTTGCGAGACGATTCGGGTGTGCGGTTGGTTCACGGCAGCACGATCCATGGGATGCAGCGTGGCGGCGAAGCATCGGGCGAGCCCACGACCTACTACGGACGCGAAAGCGGCATTGGCCGTGCGATCGTGGCGATGCAGTCAGATCGTCCCCAGTTGAAAATTGGTGTCGTCGGACTCGGTTGCGGTGTGTTGGCAACGTACGGCCGCGCATCGGATGAGTTTGACATGATCGAAATCAATTCAGCGGTCGTCGAGATCGCTCGCGAAAACTTCTCGTTCCTGTCGGACAGTCCGGCGACCAACCGAGTCCATTTGGGTGACGGACGCCTGGTCTTGGAACGAATGACGGACAAGAAGTTTGACGTTCTCGTCCTGGACGCATTCAGCAGCGACGCCATCCCGGCTCACCTACTGACTCGCGAAGCCATCGCCCTTTATTGCGACCGACTCGCCAGCGATGGCATCCTGGCGATTCACGTTTCCAACAATCATCTCGATTTGGTGCCCCTTTCGCACCGCTTGGGGCATGACGGGGGACTCGAAACGCGAGTCCTTCGCAGCCAAGGTGACCCGTCGGTGTCGACTCAGCATGCCACGTGGATGTTGATGGGGTCGGCTGACCATCCGTTGTGGAGTCACGCTTCGATGGCCGAGGCCGTGCCGGCGACTGCCCAGCAATTGCAACACGCGCCAATGTGGACTGACAAAAAGCACAATCTGGTCAGCGTGCTGAGGCTTTGGTAG